From the genome of Methylomonas sp. UP202, one region includes:
- a CDS encoding glycosyltransferase: protein MKKLRLLYLPVESVEGDQRARRKIFADMLSEGRLEALEIFSYRIFGREHGWDAMAEKVYEIAKDFGADAIYWHGLWTGHLNEKIMARIRDLPSKPAICNENGDPFGNFWIVPYPKCLLSLIKYTDVCFNSGLGRVAEYLKRRGARHVYLLPHGYDEVSFGEPIKTERDYQNDLVMIANQWTSRRPFASAPGAKERPKLIAALQEEFGDKFALYGKGWDNFQCARGPIDFFKQVEAYNASKVAIGIPQFSDIEYYDSNRPFNTIAMGIPYVSGYSPKFDEILKDGVHCHYFKTPNQAVDKVKWLLSMPEQQRLEMALSAAEYVRKHHTQRSRMEILISALEKVWGFKHEGGEFPRQNLSFLVREKL, encoded by the coding sequence ATGAAAAAACTGAGATTGTTGTATTTGCCGGTAGAGTCAGTTGAAGGGGACCAACGAGCTAGACGAAAAATTTTCGCCGACATGCTTTCGGAAGGCCGCTTGGAAGCGCTGGAAATCTTTTCGTATCGAATTTTCGGACGTGAACACGGCTGGGATGCCATGGCGGAAAAAGTCTACGAAATTGCAAAAGATTTCGGTGCGGATGCCATCTATTGGCATGGACTCTGGACTGGACATTTAAACGAGAAAATCATGGCAAGGATCAGGGATTTGCCCAGCAAGCCGGCGATCTGTAACGAAAATGGCGATCCGTTCGGCAACTTTTGGATAGTGCCGTATCCAAAGTGTTTATTGTCTTTAATTAAATATACCGATGTTTGTTTCAACTCAGGACTGGGGCGCGTAGCGGAATATTTGAAGAGGCGTGGCGCGAGGCATGTTTATTTATTGCCGCACGGATACGATGAGGTATCATTTGGCGAGCCTATAAAAACCGAAAGGGATTATCAGAACGACTTGGTGATGATCGCCAATCAATGGACATCTCGTCGGCCCTTTGCGTCCGCGCCCGGCGCTAAAGAAAGGCCTAAGTTAATTGCTGCGCTACAAGAAGAATTCGGAGATAAATTTGCGCTGTATGGAAAAGGCTGGGACAACTTCCAGTGTGCCAGAGGGCCTATCGACTTTTTTAAACAGGTCGAGGCATATAACGCATCCAAAGTCGCAATCGGTATTCCGCAATTTAGCGACATCGAATATTACGACTCCAATCGTCCGTTCAACACCATTGCAATGGGCATACCCTATGTATCCGGTTATTCGCCGAAATTTGATGAAATCTTGAAGGACGGGGTACATTGCCATTATTTCAAAACCCCCAATCAAGCCGTCGATAAGGTTAAATGGTTGCTTAGCATGCCTGAACAGCAAAGACTGGAGATGGCGTTAAGCGCCGCCGAATATGTAAGGAAGCATCACACGCAACGTAGCAGAATGGAGATATTAATATCTGCACTAGAAAAAGTTTGGGGGTTTAAGCATGAGGGTGGGGAATTTCCAAGGCAGAATTTAAGCTTTCTTGTGCGGGAAAAATTATAA
- a CDS encoding glycosyltransferase family 4 protein has protein sequence MSLYYLLEYVRKEHDVVVYFISNGPAVEFYRDAGISCIVDTRLGKLPHCTIEHQSLNPFSAKFYHDLKMYARHYLKLLPTYSAMRQILAMEKPDIVHLNSTVLVAEGMAVKSMKIPLVWHLRDFLEYGCFRFRHSFIRKVISNCSDVTIALCESELKRVIPVRHGVIVPNFVNFEKFDRLKVKPVNLRRLLGVSECTKIIAILGWHTPAKGAMTLLKAFSKIASEFPDVVLVLFGEGAIEPKSSGVKAFLRILTGKKSLRMELQSVIDKYDLSNRVFFPGVIFDIAGYIAEVDIVAAPFTEPHFARPILEAGAMKTLVVASDIDGTREMVLNGSAGYLARPNDVEHWAAVLSRALSDDNTAKVSAMLENTKCTYNADVNAQTTIAQYSWILERNNDGTRI, from the coding sequence ATGAGTCTCTATTATCTTCTGGAGTACGTCAGAAAAGAACATGATGTCGTGGTGTATTTTATTTCGAATGGGCCTGCTGTAGAGTTTTACCGGGATGCTGGTATCAGCTGTATTGTTGATACCAGATTGGGTAAGCTCCCGCATTGCACCATAGAACATCAATCGCTAAATCCATTTTCGGCGAAGTTCTATCATGACCTTAAAATGTACGCGCGGCATTACCTAAAACTGCTTCCAACTTATTCTGCAATGCGTCAGATATTAGCCATGGAAAAGCCCGATATTGTACATTTGAATTCTACGGTTTTGGTTGCGGAAGGAATGGCAGTCAAGTCGATGAAGATACCTTTGGTTTGGCACTTGCGAGACTTTCTTGAATATGGATGTTTTCGGTTTCGCCACAGTTTTATTAGGAAGGTTATTTCAAATTGTTCTGATGTGACAATTGCATTGTGCGAATCTGAGTTAAAACGCGTCATTCCAGTAAGACACGGCGTGATAGTTCCTAATTTTGTTAATTTTGAAAAATTCGATCGTTTAAAAGTCAAGCCGGTAAATTTGCGGCGGTTGCTAGGTGTTTCTGAGTGCACCAAAATCATCGCAATATTGGGTTGGCATACGCCCGCTAAAGGTGCTATGACTCTGCTTAAAGCTTTTTCCAAAATCGCCAGTGAGTTTCCGGATGTGGTTTTGGTGCTTTTCGGAGAGGGGGCGATAGAGCCTAAATCTAGCGGAGTTAAAGCTTTTTTGCGTATTTTGACCGGTAAAAAAAGTCTGCGTATGGAATTGCAAAGTGTCATTGATAAGTACGATTTAAGTAATAGAGTTTTTTTTCCTGGGGTCATTTTTGATATCGCAGGTTACATTGCCGAAGTGGATATCGTCGCGGCACCGTTCACTGAGCCGCACTTCGCTAGACCAATTCTGGAAGCTGGTGCCATGAAGACCTTGGTGGTTGCTAGCGATATCGATGGGACTCGAGAGATGGTATTAAATGGGTCAGCAGGCTATTTGGCAAGGCCGAATGATGTAGAGCATTGGGCGGCAGTATTGTCAAGGGCGCTTTCTGATGACAATACTGCAAAGGTGTCAGCGATGTTAGAGAATACCAAGTGTACCTATAATGCCGATGTTAATGCGCAGACAACTATAGCGCAATATAGCTGGATACTGGAGCGAAATAATGACGGAACCCGAATATAA
- a CDS encoding O-antigen ligase family protein: MTEPEYKFKKLTAFIFCCYLVWAFFGIDLTINGSGAERLPLHRVFLLITAFVFLCNFRVGWEVFLRNKLLVVLIVYVLLSALWSGDPKEVAKIFVFLMLGFFISIVMAIAYRDDFKSLIRLLFWLSFLMIGSSIVVALFFPKYGVNASSFQKTRWIGITDHPNRLGEIVLIAVWASVNLFFLTKFKIEKVLSILLLIASAITVVKADSMTSIVASLFIIGHLVYIKLITKRSMPFKIILFGLAIFLIAILTTFYMSSNEIVNNSLASTGRDSTLTGRSTLWEKGLKSFAEHPLTGEGFDDLEHLTLKYHIRMSHLHNGYIEILVKGGFIAALLLVLMLVSKVKDQVVISKYDESFYAIIATGTFGVLVHNLAESSLLRGMNGLNLFLMLMLASTSVKLHDVKKYPVV; the protein is encoded by the coding sequence ATGACGGAACCCGAATATAAATTTAAAAAGCTAACGGCTTTTATATTTTGTTGCTATTTGGTTTGGGCGTTTTTTGGGATTGATTTGACGATCAATGGCAGCGGCGCGGAAAGATTGCCGTTGCATCGTGTTTTTTTGTTGATCACAGCGTTTGTTTTTTTATGCAATTTCCGAGTTGGGTGGGAGGTTTTTCTTCGTAATAAACTCTTGGTGGTTTTGATTGTTTATGTGCTGCTAAGTGCGCTTTGGTCCGGTGATCCTAAAGAGGTAGCGAAGATTTTTGTATTTCTAATGCTTGGGTTTTTTATATCCATAGTGATGGCAATAGCCTATCGCGATGACTTTAAAAGCCTTATTAGGCTGTTGTTTTGGCTTTCCTTCTTGATGATAGGGTCTAGTATTGTTGTTGCTTTGTTTTTTCCGAAATACGGTGTGAATGCTAGTTCATTTCAAAAGACTAGGTGGATAGGGATTACGGATCACCCCAACAGATTGGGTGAAATTGTTCTTATTGCTGTTTGGGCTAGTGTAAATCTGTTTTTTCTTACGAAATTTAAGATTGAAAAGGTGCTTTCTATATTGTTATTAATCGCATCGGCTATAACTGTAGTCAAAGCTGATAGTATGACGAGTATTGTTGCATCGCTATTCATTATTGGACATTTGGTGTATATAAAGCTAATTACTAAGAGATCAATGCCTTTCAAAATAATTTTGTTTGGACTTGCAATTTTTCTAATTGCAATTTTAACTACTTTTTACATGAGTTCCAATGAAATAGTGAACAACTCATTAGCTTCTACAGGTAGGGACTCGACATTAACAGGGCGTTCTACCCTCTGGGAGAAGGGATTGAAATCATTTGCTGAGCATCCTCTAACAGGAGAAGGTTTTGATGACCTAGAACATTTGACGCTGAAGTATCATATCCGTATGTCGCACTTGCATAATGGTTATATTGAGATTCTGGTTAAAGGTGGGTTTATTGCTGCGCTCTTGCTGGTGTTGATGTTGGTATCCAAGGTAAAAGATCAAGTTGTGATTAGCAAATATGATGAAAGCTTCTACGCTATTATAGCGACGGGTACATTTGGAGTATTGGTCCATAACTTGGCTGAGTCGTCTCTTTTAAGAGGAATGAATGGGTTGAATTTATTTTTGATGTTGATGCTGGCTTCAACGTCGGTCAAGCTTCACGATGTTAAAAAGTATCCTGTGGTGTGA